One window from the genome of Pseudomonadota bacterium encodes:
- a CDS encoding DUF484 family protein: protein MKKWLRDGDGLLQGHIRGSEEIFGPAAGLVHSQALIQMQVGSNTPLGIIAFGSRNPDMFHHDQAIDHVGFLAEVVERCIRLWLQIPV, encoded by the coding sequence ATCAAAAAATGGCTGCGTGACGGTGACGGGCTACTGCAGGGTCATATCCGCGGATCGGAGGAAATTTTCGGCCCCGCCGCAGGGCTTGTCCATTCGCAGGCACTTATTCAAATGCAGGTCGGCTCAAACACGCCGCTGGGCATTATCGCCTTCGGGTCGCGCAATCCCGATATGTTCCATCACGATCAGGCCATCGACCATGTCGGTTTTCTGGCCGAAGTCGTAGAAAGATGCATCCGGCTATGGCTTCAAATTCCGGTGTAA
- a CDS encoding primosomal protein N' encodes MQQPSKTQAENLFPSSSSGAETARRAAVLLPLPVEKTYDYLIPDDMPLAAGEIVRVSFGPRKVCGVVWKRETSGEEIPVHKLKPVTEKLKDAPVLTPGMMRFLDWVAQYTLSPAGLVLKMALSVPDALSPEKSEIYYRVSAEAPAGKLSAARRRVLEIVQQGGVYAAAELAEKAGCGTAVIRGMADKNMLEIVERAADAPCMSPVYRGVDLSPEQQKAADAVKEICAAETHSVTLLDGVTGAGKTEVYFEALAQVLENDPAAQVLVLLPEIALSNQFIDRFNSRFGEAPALWHSSVGQAQRRKIWRGVAEGKTRVVVGARSALFLPFQNLGLIVLDEEHDASYKQEDGGPIYHARDMAVVRGKIEDCPVMLVSATPSLETMVNVRQGKYAVVELQGRFGAAALPEVHMIDMRENPPPERASFLSQPLRTALLENFAAAEQSLLFLNRRGYAPLTLCRTCGHRLECPSCTAWLVKHRKFDRLQCHHCGYQSPLPKKCPECEDEDSFAFCGPGVERIEEEVRRLMPEARTLVLSSDVLTSEAALSAALDKIHAHEVDVVIGTQLVAKGHHFPLLTLVGVVDADLGLEGGDLRAAERTYQLLHQVAGRAGRAEKPGHVFLQSYQPENPVMTALLEGTRDAFFAAEIDMRERSKMPPFGRLAGLVIAGKSEAALDGFCRDLARAAPRYEDVFVLGPAPAPIAMIRGQHRRRFLVKAPRNTNLQKLLSDWLSRVKIPSAVRLKVDIDPYSFF; translated from the coding sequence ATGCAACAACCGTCCAAAACGCAAGCGGAAAATCTTTTTCCCTCCTCCTCCTCCGGCGCGGAAACGGCGCGCCGTGCTGCGGTTTTATTGCCGCTGCCGGTCGAGAAAACCTATGATTACCTTATTCCTGACGATATGCCGCTGGCGGCGGGCGAGATTGTACGGGTGTCTTTCGGCCCGCGCAAAGTCTGCGGCGTGGTCTGGAAGCGTGAAACATCAGGCGAAGAGATTCCCGTTCACAAGCTGAAACCTGTCACGGAAAAACTGAAAGACGCCCCTGTTTTGACACCCGGGATGATGCGCTTTCTGGATTGGGTTGCGCAATATACGCTGTCCCCTGCCGGGTTGGTTTTGAAAATGGCGCTGTCAGTGCCTGATGCGCTGTCACCTGAAAAAAGTGAAATATATTATAGAGTAAGCGCCGAAGCCCCTGCGGGGAAGCTGTCGGCGGCGCGGCGCAGGGTGCTGGAAATTGTGCAGCAGGGCGGTGTTTATGCTGCAGCAGAATTGGCGGAAAAAGCCGGCTGCGGCACGGCGGTTATTCGCGGTATGGCGGATAAGAATATGCTGGAGATTGTAGAACGCGCGGCGGATGCTCCCTGTATGTCGCCTGTTTATCGCGGTGTGGATTTATCGCCGGAACAGCAAAAAGCGGCGGATGCGGTGAAGGAAATCTGCGCGGCGGAAACGCATAGCGTGACCTTGCTGGATGGTGTGACGGGGGCGGGGAAAACCGAAGTCTATTTCGAGGCGCTGGCGCAAGTGCTGGAAAATGATCCGGCGGCGCAGGTGTTGGTGCTGCTGCCCGAGATTGCCTTATCCAACCAGTTTATCGACCGTTTTAACAGCCGATTCGGGGAAGCACCCGCCTTGTGGCATTCCTCCGTCGGGCAGGCGCAGCGCCGCAAAATCTGGCGCGGTGTGGCAGAGGGGAAAACCCGCGTGGTTGTCGGTGCGCGTTCCGCGCTGTTTCTGCCGTTTCAGAATCTTGGCCTGATTGTGCTGGATGAGGAACATGATGCCTCCTACAAACAGGAGGATGGCGGCCCGATTTACCATGCCCGCGATATGGCGGTGGTGCGTGGCAAGATTGAGGATTGTCCCGTGATGCTGGTGTCGGCAACGCCGTCGCTGGAAACGATGGTGAATGTGCGGCAGGGAAAATATGCGGTGGTGGAGCTGCAAGGGCGTTTCGGCGCGGCCGCCCTGCCGGAGGTGCATATGATTGATATGCGTGAAAACCCGCCGCCGGAACGTGCGAGCTTTTTGTCACAACCGCTGCGCACGGCATTGCTGGAAAATTTTGCGGCGGCGGAACAGTCGCTGCTGTTTCTGAACCGCCGCGGCTATGCGCCGCTGACCCTGTGCCGTACTTGCGGACATCGTCTGGAATGCCCGTCCTGTACGGCATGGCTGGTGAAACACCGTAAATTCGACCGGCTGCAATGTCATCACTGCGGTTATCAGTCGCCGTTGCCGAAGAAATGCCCTGAATGTGAGGATGAAGACAGCTTTGCCTTTTGCGGCCCGGGGGTGGAGCGGATCGAGGAGGAAGTCAGGCGTTTGATGCCGGAGGCGCGGACATTGGTTCTATCAAGCGATGTGCTGACATCCGAGGCCGCATTATCAGCGGCGCTGGATAAAATTCATGCCCATGAGGTGGATGTCGTCATCGGCACACAGCTCGTCGCGAAAGGCCACCATTTCCCGTTGCTGACGCTGGTTGGCGTTGTTGATGCCGATCTGGGGCTGGAGGGCGGTGATCTGCGTGCGGCGGAGCGCACTTATCAATTACTGCATCAGGTCGCAGGCCGTGCGGGGCGGGCGGAAAAGCCGGGTCATGTTTTTCTGCAAAGCTATCAGCCTGAAAATCCGGTGATGACGGCCTTGCTGGAAGGAACGCGTGACGCATTTTTTGCTGCGGAAATTGATATGCGGGAGCGCAGCAAAATGCCGCCCTTCGGACGGTTGGCGGGGCTGGTGATTGCCGGAAAAAGCGAAGCGGCGCTGGATGGTTTCTGCCGCGACTTAGCGCGTGCCGCGCCGCGTTATGAAGATGTGTTCGTGCTGGGCCCTGCGCCCGCACCGATTGCAATGATCCGCGGCCAGCACCGCCGCCGTTTCCTGGTCAAGGCACCGCGCAATACCAATCTGCAAAAGCTGCTTTCCGACTGGCTGTCCCGCGTTAAAATTCCGTCAGCCGTCAGGTTGAAGGTGGATATTGATCCCTATAGCTTTTTTTAG
- a CDS encoding DUF484 family protein — protein sequence MTASPTAAPREKNMNEKDVIAYLKTHPEFLQKHPELLDHLNLPAADLGKGVADFQKFMVDKLKKDRDEAVDVQNQLISVTRANLDIYDRVQAAVLGALEARSFEEFIEIVTHDFAVIMDVDVVSLVIEANEPGIHNVHLKGVRVVSPRHNQKMAA from the coding sequence ATGACAGCCTCACCGACCGCCGCCCCGCGAGAAAAAAACATGAATGAAAAAGATGTGATCGCCTATTTAAAAACGCATCCGGAGTTTTTGCAAAAACATCCCGAGCTGCTGGATCATTTAAACCTTCCCGCCGCCGATCTGGGCAAAGGTGTTGCGGATTTCCAGAAATTTATGGTCGATAAGCTGAAGAAGGACCGCGATGAAGCCGTTGACGTGCAAAACCAGTTAATCAGCGTCACCCGCGCCAATCTTGACATTTACGACCGCGTGCAAGCCGCCGTTCTGGGCGCGCTGGAGGCACGCAGTTTTGAAGAATTCATCGAAATCGTCACCCATGATTTCGCCGTCATTATGGATGTTGATGTTGTCTCGCTGGTCATCGAAGCCAACGAGCCGGGCATCCATAATGTGCATTTGAAAGGCGTCCGCGTCGTGTCCCCCCGGCACAATCAAAAAATGGCTGCGTGA
- the fsa gene encoding fructose-6-phosphate aldolase gives MKFFVDTADFDDIKELQETGLIDGVTTNPSLIAKSGREFLPLIKEICEIVDGPVSAEVAATDYETMLKEGRKLAAIAPNVAVKVPLTPDGLRACKALSDDGTMVNVTLCFSASQAILAAKAGAAFISPFVGRLDDLSQDGLQLIEDIVEIYDNYPAFTTEVLVASIRNPNHIVESAKMGAHVATIPPQVIRQLYKHPLTDKGLADFVADWQKTGQSILDAA, from the coding sequence ATGAAATTTTTTGTCGATACGGCGGATTTTGACGATATCAAGGAATTGCAGGAAACGGGGTTGATTGACGGAGTCACGACCAACCCGTCGCTGATCGCCAAAAGCGGCCGCGAATTCCTGCCGCTGATCAAGGAAATCTGCGAAATTGTTGACGGCCCGGTTTCTGCCGAAGTTGCCGCCACCGATTACGAAACCATGTTGAAAGAGGGCAGAAAACTCGCCGCCATCGCGCCGAATGTCGCCGTCAAAGTTCCGCTGACGCCCGACGGGCTGCGCGCCTGTAAGGCGCTGTCCGATGACGGCACCATGGTCAATGTCACTTTGTGCTTCTCGGCATCGCAAGCCATTCTTGCCGCGAAAGCCGGTGCAGCCTTTATCTCTCCCTTCGTCGGCCGCCTTGATGATCTGTCGCAGGACGGCTTGCAGCTGATCGAGGATATCGTCGAAATTTACGACAATTATCCGGCATTCACGACCGAAGTTCTGGTTGCCTCCATCCGTAACCCGAACCATATCGTTGAATCCGCCAAGATGGGCGCACATGTTGCCACCATCCCGCCGCAGGTTATCCGCCAGCTTTACAAACACCCGCTGACGGATAAAGGTCTGGCTGATTTCGTTGCCGACTGGCAGAAAACCGGACAATCAATTCTGGATGCGGCTTAA
- a CDS encoding tyrosine recombinase XerC, with amino-acid sequence MASNSGVTIPPEGFYKGTASLAAGDLEDKILKWRTYLAIEKRMSQHSLRAYFKDLRDFLLFVTDHRGQPPSLDTFGDLKITDFRSWLAKKTMAGNAASSRARALASIRSFFRWLDVQGYLHNPAIQYVRTPKRPQKLAKVLTQNQAKTAMDGADQLIKPEDDWIKARDKALLFLLYGTGLRVAEAADVNAGDIPPFDPSKKALPLRVTGKGGKQRDVPVIPVVWQALDYYRDSCPFLPADKNEPFFYGTRGGRLHPGIVRQRMKLLRRQLGLPEHMTPHSLRHSFATHLLEEGANLRIIQELLGHASLKTTQRYTELSDEALLKVYQNCHPRARIKDVPD; translated from the coding sequence ATGGCTTCAAATTCCGGTGTAACAATCCCCCCCGAAGGCTTTTACAAAGGCACGGCCAGCCTTGCCGCCGGTGATCTTGAAGATAAAATCCTGAAATGGCGGACATATCTGGCGATAGAAAAACGCATGTCACAGCATAGTTTGCGCGCCTATTTCAAGGATCTGCGCGATTTTCTGCTTTTTGTCACCGATCATCGCGGGCAGCCGCCGTCGCTGGATACATTCGGAGATTTGAAAATTACCGATTTCCGCTCATGGCTGGCGAAAAAAACAATGGCCGGCAACGCCGCCTCTTCCCGTGCAAGGGCGCTCGCCTCCATCCGCAGTTTTTTCCGCTGGCTGGATGTGCAGGGCTATCTGCATAACCCCGCCATCCAATATGTGCGCACCCCGAAACGCCCGCAAAAACTGGCAAAGGTGCTGACGCAAAATCAGGCCAAAACCGCGATGGACGGTGCGGATCAATTGATTAAACCCGAAGATGACTGGATCAAGGCACGGGATAAGGCGCTGCTGTTCCTTCTATACGGAACGGGCCTGCGTGTTGCCGAGGCCGCCGATGTAAATGCGGGAGATATCCCTCCCTTTGACCCGTCCAAAAAGGCTCTGCCGCTGCGCGTCACCGGTAAAGGCGGCAAACAGCGAGATGTCCCTGTTATTCCCGTGGTCTGGCAGGCTTTGGACTATTACCGTGACAGCTGTCCCTTTTTGCCTGCCGATAAGAATGAGCCTTTTTTCTACGGCACGCGCGGCGGGCGGCTGCATCCCGGCATCGTACGCCAGCGTATGAAACTGCTGCGCCGCCAGCTTGGCCTGCCCGAACATATGACCCCGCACAGCCTGCGCCACAGCTTTGCCACCCATCTTTTGGAAGAGGGCGCGAATTTGCGTATCATTCAGGAACTGCTCGGCCATGCCTCGCTGAAAACCACCCAGCGCTATACCGAACTCAGCGATGAAGCATTGCTGAAAGTCTATCAAAACTGCCACCCGCGCGCCCGCATCAAAGATGTCCCGGACTAG